One region of Salvelinus sp. IW2-2015 linkage group LG1, ASM291031v2, whole genome shotgun sequence genomic DNA includes:
- the LOC111970921 gene encoding LOW QUALITY PROTEIN: protein TASOR-like (The sequence of the model RefSeq protein was modified relative to this genomic sequence to represent the inferred CDS: deleted 1 base in 1 codon), producing the protein MESHSGGSVPASKYSSVKYYIPPESYVTPSQDGEHSGTEQAGGTETRPRAGVSSTQYIPKAGDRLNFQIPRKNKEKRALFQYVSSESREFEDILTILSSNYREASSNGMFMYTKPRLVHSELLEKDFVEKRRELKQDGRTEKELEETHCFLMADTTKLPWICEKGLLVGHSWITALGNPAKGVYLSKNSDLLQINPFNPGVMGEIVIFKVIKGKVKSIYENMSKNLLDPTPKFDSHFSKNASKVTSLTSYRAYELTQQYFYEYDFDELKPRPRHVCPYAVVSFQFKGKDAPLQAKPMAPLRSNSQTSEGSTGRSKYTVWSGELVNEGRTVSLVSFCSFSPPFLPFKLPEKLELGQVMCIDQVNQMIPSALFSWNLYAGSHEVLKNGTYCSLLEVVEKSKSGDRLAALLQGLETQRLVLVHALADKGFLFLLSSVQMAAPTERRDGWKRGLQALFVFQESRDVTKYSTNCPATQEPLQSSFSRDTVMPKLKSFVPALHHALVKVRCNPPADLSAGVEHQARDYLSGLHDGKLRHVPMTEYDTKLDDRGKLFPAPKHHKLNMEGYLRSYVYSPNLYTMPVARAKEMMESYCVVPDDISPVTDWEGGRRASGDKPVVGSEVKPNGPTAAQPPAVQVNLSPFQSRTDSNPQKVKELINLILKCRKNAEGDVRKRGEAQGGAKEGAGLLDPRGLKRKLERETAERTLKYLKKASQERGRVDSRPAEGGQNPSCLSSLMLHSVGLRDVDLRRDGSEAAVKLLKMLTSLKNAAGQQPQGSEGRGGGSREGAEQTEALLFDRMIKLGLPPNQDIDLRKRPSGGLQDKADYLEEQAAGSMSSLEGFSPSSNGEMPRRSHSQCQGEEQIPWVLIPITGLKWKKYCQREKDNPQDPRFVPQIPMATSSYPHCVPERRERNVTPTLEEPPEPSPSPPLEEPPEPSPSPPLEPSPCPSPCPSPYPSPYPSPCSSPYPSPIEDDEQLAETPCDPTEITNNEKTTTDETNQSQLLVPVTPESTSLPEKSSSPSPSPEPGPAEEPTHTNPSPIEAGQEQAEGSTGKYIPTVVAAEDPNTMEVEQEEEVKEVEEQVMEEVKEEKEDVMEVVDEEPVTEEVEEGDEKDEEDLVEVLDGVEEQLEEGELVEEENEHVETELKQTGQVSPRPSSSIPPIQNPPPIQNPPVQRAVLTGVESILDQQFSDFSTEMQILLLRESVHYSSSLLHTQNASQQLPVHPLLHFSEYVSFYNSSPPMQAYVTSLRDRMGTIIDVQDQWIPSTLATHPALVSSITNRHHANHSPPTTTYWNHSFCGPVSQPVPSHRLSPAPAPGLAVSQSVPSHRFSPAPGLAVSQSVPATASLLLLALLCLSLSPATASPLHLACCVSACPQPPPSPAPAPGLAVSQPVPSHRFSPAPGLAVSQPVPSHRLSPAPAPGLAVSQSVPNRLSPAPGLSLAVSQSVPSHRFSPAPGLAVSQSVPSHRFSPAPGLAVSQSVPSRHSPGLFAPGPDSSNSYSSLPVSHFNSNNNNSTMIPSSSFPGTAYSPTLYNNPPQTQTGLPQLSSSLAPLPLQPLDSQWTTSTQNPDSGGRLGTCKPSDMSKANKWTTTTQNTELDVRGLRAKCTPQTSAMFESKDDVVMVDQPVSADTVEAPPPPHTQMIDSLSGVGGPVVEPVPGPGPASPSAISSLISQLKPELFSNLVEIIKDVQKNSVQFYIHTQEREREVSHHIKEYLQRLGNVERSPVSFLERENRMDKLMVLIQNKDIAAHIHKIPALVRLKRQPSVIFAGVDSLDDVKNHTYNELFVSGGFVVSDEFVLNPDYITHERLRVILMFLDQQNSAESLWRWRVHWKTQKKLKEQSRFKSEARKILNLLTTYQKKNIVEFLPYHECDAPSRPAPDLDCLLKLQAQHIQQRHIIFLTESHFEMFSHYSSTGIVIANINDIMHNFGGLVGFHDIRDKRSTSVDLIAGATTVREEKRVLEEPILLDSPSSPDRLVDRLSTPLNEDDFLPPLPDQLVPDAGTPMELNFQALKEAISQFKADKAARSQMAPPEVDGERPESPPGPRIPGLGTDSPGGLGDSGVGFLTPGLLTHTPGFTPSPVSLLGPVPLRSSQSPAGIQKEVGLTPTRQAKEATLSSLHSKLGLSVTGGAEVTSDMSLCGSQGRLNAFSSHQGPLAGIVTEGHGESGATPSNTNDPPGPEPPRSQGENTKPSPVEGSLQGGGGMTDKAPSSPLPGPPGPRAAAPRPVGGGDYIAAATDRLAQAARQQQRNGLLPMPNTLFLNSNLNLHNHGMSIFQRPMLNRLEGPAGQGGIRPLMPNAIGWARMGQAGVSESCLWGLQQQNMGLGRHTFPPRLMGNPHHPWGSNQTANQGRGNGPWKR; encoded by the exons ATGGAGAGCCACAGTGGTGGCAGCGTCCCTGCATCGAAATACAGCTCAGTGAAATATTACATCCCACCCGAGAGTTACGTTACACCAAGTCAAGATGGCGAGCATTCTGGTACCGAGCAAGCTGGTGGTACCGAGACTAGACCGAGAGCTGGAGTGTCTTCTACGCAATATATTCCAAAAGCGGGGGACCGCTTGAACTTTCAAATACCGAGAAAGAACAAAGAAAAGAGAG CCTTGTTCCAATATGTGTCGTCAGAGTCCCGGGAGTTTGAAGACATCTTGACCATCCTGTCATCCAACTACAGAGAAGCCAGCTCCAACGGGATGTTCATGTACACCAAGCCAAGACTGGTCCACAGCGAGCTGCTGGAGAAGGAC tttgtagagaaaaggagagagctgAAGCAGGATGGGAGGACGGAGAAGGAACTGGAGGAGACCCACTGTTTCCTGATGGCTGACACCACCAAG CTGCCATGGATCTGTGAGAAGGGCCTGCTTGTGGGGCACAGCTGGATCACAGCTCTGGGGAACCCCGCCAAGG GTGTTTATCTGTCTAAAAACTCAGACCTACTGCAGATCAATCCTTTTAACCCTGGAGTCATGGGAGAGATCGTCATATTCAAGGTCATCAAG ggtaaaGTGAAGAGCATCTATGAGAACATGTCAAAGAACCTTCTGGACCCCACTCCCAAGTTTGACAGCCATTTCTCCAAGAACGCCAGCAAAGTGACATCTCTCACCTCCTATAGAGCATACGAACTTACTCAG CAATACTTCTATGAGTATGACTTTGATGAGCTGAAGCCTCGGCCGAGGCACGTGTGTCCCTATGCAGTGGTCTCTTTCCAGTTCAAAGGCAAAGATGCTCCTCTTCAAGCCAAGCCCATGGCTCCCCTGAG GTCAAACAGCCAAACGTCTGAAGGAAGTACAG GCAGGAGTAAATACACAGTGTGGAGTGGAGAGTTGGTGAATGAGGGTAGAACAGTGTCCCTGGTCTCCTTCTGCTCCTTCTCCCCCCCCTTCCTGCCTTTCAAACT GCCTGAGAAGCTGGAGCTGGGTCAGGTGATGTGTATAGACCAGGTGAATCAGATGATCCCCTCAGCTCTGTTCTCCTGGAACCTGTACGCAGGCAGCCACGAAG TGTTGAAGAATGGAACCTACTGCAGTCTGCTGGAGGTAGTGGAGAAGAGCAAGTCAGGTGACCGTCTGGCAGCACTGCTACAAGGCCTGGAGACACAGAGACTG GTGCTTGTCCACGCGTTGGCTGACAAAGGattcctcttcctcctgtcttcagTTCAGATGGCTGCTCCAACTG AAAGAAGAGATGGGTGGAAAAGAGGCCTTCAAGCACTCTTCGTTTTTCAAGAGTCGAGGGATGTGACAAAATACAGTACAAATTGTCCAGCTACCCAGGAGCCTTTGCAGTCGTCATTCTCCCGTGACACTGTGATGCCCAAGCTTAAAAGCTTTGTCCCGGCCCTGCATCATGCCCTGGTCAAGGTGCGCTGCAACCCACCTGCTGACCTCTCGGCCGGGGTCGAGCACCAGGCCAGGGACTACCTAAGTGGACTTCATGATGGAAAG ctCCGCCACGTTCCCATGACTGAGTACGACACCAAGCTGGATGACCGGGGGAAGCTGTTCCCGGCTCCAAAACACCACAAGCTCAACATGGAGGGCTACCTGCGCTCCTACGTCTACAGCCCTAACCTCTACACCATGCCCGTGGCCCGAGCCAAGGAGATGATGGAGAGTTACTGTGTCGTGCCTGATGACATCAGCCCTGTGACTGATTGGGAGGGTGGTAGAAGGGCCAGCGGGGACAAGCCAGTGGTAGGGTCAGAGGTCAAGCCTAATGGTCCCACTGCTGCCCAGCCTCCGGCGGTCCAGGTGAACCTCTCTCCGTTTCAGTCTCGCACCGACTCCAACCCTCAGAAGGTGAAGGAGCTGATCAACTTGATACTGAAGTGTCGGAAGAATGCAGAGGGGGatgtgaggaagagaggagaggcgcaGGGAGGAGCGAAGGAGGGGGCAGGCCTGTTGGACCCCCGTGGGCTGAAGAGGAAGCTGGAGAGGGAGACTGCAGAGAGGACTCTGAAGTACCTGAAAAAGGCCTCACAGGAGAGGGGCAGAGTGGACAGCAGACCAG CTGAAGGGGGCCAGAACccgtcctgtctgtcctctctgatgCTCCACAGTGTGGGTCTGAGAGATGTGGACCTGAGGAGAGACGGATCAGAGGCTGCTGTCAAGTTACTGAAAATGTTAACCAGCCTGAAGAACGCTGCAGGGCAACAGCCACAGGGTTCTGAGGGCAGAGGGGGAGGGTCAAGAGAGGGGGCGGAGCAAACTGAAGCTCTGCTTTTTGATAGGATGATCAAGCTCGGTCTGCCGCCCAATCAGGACATTGACCTGAGGAAACGACCTTCTGGGGGCCTGCAGGACAAGGCTGACTACTTGGAG gagcaggcagcaggcagtaTGAGCAGTCTGGAAGGCTTCAGCCCCAGTTCCAATGGTGAAATGCCCAGGAGATCGCACTCGCAATGTCAGGGGGAGGAGCAGATTCCATGGGTCCTCATCCCCATTACAG GGCTGAAGTGGAAGAAGTACTgccagagagagaaggacaaccCTCAGGACCCGCGCTTCGTACCCCAGATCCCCATGGCAACCAGCAGCTACCCCCACTGTGTTCCGGAGCGAAGGGAAAGAAACGTCACCCCTACCCTAGAGGAGCCCCCAGAGCCTAGCCCCAGTCCTCCCCTAGAGGAGCCCCCAGAGCCCAGCCCCAGTCCTCCCCTAGAGCCCAGTCCSTGTCCCAGTCCCTGTCCCAGTCCCTACCCCAGTCCCTACCCTAGTCCCTGCTCCAGTCCCTACCCCAGTCCCATAGAGGATGATGAGCAATTAGCTGAAACCCCCTGTGACCCCACAGAAATAACCAACAACGAAAAGACAACCACAGACGAGACAAACCAGAGCCAACTTCTGGTCCCTGTTACTCCAGAGAGCACCAGCCTCCCAGAGAAAAGCAGCAGCCCATCTCCCTCCCCTGAGCCAGGGCCAGCTGAAGAACCAACCCATACTAACCCTAGCCCCATAGAGGCTGGTCAGGAACAAGCTGAAGGCAGTACAGGAAAATATATACCAACAGTTGTGGCAGCTGAAGACCCAAACACAATGGAGGttgaacaggaggaggaggttaAAGAGGTAGAGGAACAGGTGATGGAGGaagtgaaagaggagaaggaagatgtGATGGAAGTGGTGGATGAGGAACCGGTGacagaggaagtggaggagggagatgagaaggATGAGGAAGACCTGGTGGAAGTGCTAGATGGGGTGGAAGAGCAGCTGGAGGAAGGGGAATTAGTGGAGGAAGAGAACGAACATGTGGAGACAGAGTTGAAACAGACAGGGCAGGTGTCACCCAGACcatcctcctccattcctcccatCCAGAATCCTCCTCCCATTCAAAATCCTCCTGTCCAGAGAGCCGTTCTGACCGGAGTGGAAAGTATCCTGGACCAGCAGTTCAGTGACTTCTCCACAGAGATGCAGATCCTCCTGCTCAGAGAGAGTGTCCACTACAGCTCATCGCTTCTCCATACCCAGAATGCTTCACAGCAGCTCCCGGTGCATCCGCTCCTGCACTTCTCAGAGTACGTCTCCTTCTACAACTCGTCGCCTCCCATGCARGCCTACGTCACCTCGCTCCGAGACCGCATGGGCACCATCATAGACGTACAGGACCAATGGATTCCCAGCACGTTAGCCACCCACCCTGCCCTGGTCTCATCTATCACTAACCGCCACCATGCTAACCACTCTCCTCCTACCACTACATACTGGAACCATTCTTTCTGTGGCCCTGTGTCTCAGCCTGTCCCCAGCCACCGCCTCTCTCCTGCCCCTGCTCCTGGCCTTGCTGTGTCTCAGTCTGTCCCCAGCCACCGCTTCTCTCCTGCTCCTGGCCTTGCTGTGTCTCAGTCTGTCCCAGCCACCGCTTCTCTCCTGCTCCTGGCCTTGCTGTGTCTCAGTCTGTCCCCAGCCACCGCTTCTCCCCTGCATCTGGCTTGCTGTGTCTCAGCCTGTCCCCAGCCACCGCCT TCTCCTGCCCCTGCTCCTGGCCTTGCTGTGTCTCAGCCTGTCCCCAGCCACCGCTTCTCTCCTGCTCCTGGCCTTGCTGTGTCTCAGCCTGTACCCAGCCACCGCCTCTCTCCTGCCCCTGCTCCTGGCCTTGCTGTGTCTCAGTCTGTCCCAAAtcgtctctctcctgctcctggcCTTAGCCTTGCTGTGTCTCAGTCTGTCCCCAGCCACCGCTTCTCTCCTGCTCCTGGCCTTGCTGTGTCTCAGTCTGTCCCCAGCCACCGCTTCTCTCCTGCTCCTGGCCTTGCTGTGTCTCAGTCTGTCCCAAGTCGTCACTCTCCTGGCCTGTTTGCCCCTGGTCCTGATAGCTCAAACTCTTACAGTTCTCTACCTGTGTCTCAttttaatagtaataataataatagcacaaTGATTCCCTCTTCATCGTTTCCCGGCACGGCCTATTCTCCTACTCTCTACAACAACCCACCCCAGACACAGACGGGACTACCTCAACTCAGCTCCAGTCTAGCCCCCCTGCCCCTCCAACCACTGGACAGTCAATGGACAACTTCAACACAGAACCCTGACTCAGGCGGGAGACTGGGAACCTGCAAGCCAAGTGATATGTCAAAAGCAAATAAGTGGACAACCACAACACAGAACACTGAGTTGGATGTCCGAGGGCTACGAGCAAAGTGCACGCCGCAAACAAGTGCCATGTTTGAATCAAAAGACGATGTCGTAATGGTGGATCAGCCGGTTTCAGCAGACACCGTGGAggctccacctcctcctcacacTCAGATGATTGACAGTTTGTCAGGGGTGGGCGGGCCAGTGGTAGAGCCTGTCCCAGGGCCAGGTCCCGCCTCCCCATCAGCCATCAGTAGTCTGATCAGCCAGCTGAAGCCTGAGTTGTTCAGTaacctggtggagattataaaggaTGTCCAGAAGAATTCTGTCCAGTTCTACATCCacacacaggagagggagagggaggtctcCCATCACATCAAG GAGTACCTCCAGAGGTTGGGTAACGTAGAACGCAGTCCTGTGAgtttcctggagagagagaaccggATGGACAAACTAATGGTTCTCATCCAGAACAAGGACATTGCAGCGCACATTCACAAG ATCCCGGCGCTGGTGCGGTTGAAGAGGCAGCCGTCGGTGATCTTCGCTGGWGTAGACAGTCTGGACGATGTGAAGAACCACACCTACAACGAGCTGTTTGTCTCTGGGGGATTCGTTGTCTCAGACGAGTTTGTCCTCAACCCTGACTACATCACGCACG AGCGTCTGCGGGTGATTCTGATGTTCCTGGACCAACAGAACTCAGCAGAGAGcctgtggaggtggagggtccactGGAAGACCCAGAAGAAACTCAAGGAACAGTCCAG gtttAAAAGTGAAGCCAGGAAGATCTTGAACCTACTGACCACGTACCAGAAGAAAAACATTGTGGAGTTCCTGCCATACCATGAGTGTGACGCTCCATCTCGCCCCGCCCCCGATCTGGACTGTCTTCTCAAGCTGCAGGCACAGCACATTCAGCAACGACACATCATCTTCCTCACAG AGAGCCACTTCGAGATGTTTTCCCACTACTCCAGTACTGGCATCGTCATCGCCAACATCAACGACATCATGCACAATTTCGGTGGCCTAGTTGGTTTCCATGACATCAGAGACAAGCGGTCTACCTCAGTAGACCTCATAGCTGGAGCTACCACAG TCCGAGAGGAAAAGCGTGTGCTGGAGGAACCGATCCTTCTGgactccccctcctccccagatCGCCTGGTGGACCGCCTGTCCACTCCGCTGAACGAGGACGACTTCCTTCCTCCCCTTCCCGACCAGCTTGTTCCTGACGCGGGGACACCCATGGAGCTCAACTTCCAGGCCCTGAAGGAAGCCATCTCTCAGTTCAAGGCTGATAAGGCTGCTCGCTCACAGATGGCACCTCCAGAGGTGGATGGGGAGAGACCAGAGTCCCCACCAGGACCAAGGATTCCTGGCCTGGGTACAGACTCACCAGGGGGTCTAGGGGACTCTGGAGTTGGTTTCCTCACGCCTGGTCTCCTCACTCATACCCCTGGTTTCACcccttcccctgtctctctccttggtCCTGTCCCTCTCCGCTCCAGCCAGTCCCCTGCTGGGATCCAGAAGGAAGTGGGACTGACCCCCACACGGCAGGCTAAAGAAgctaccctctcctccctccactctaaGCTGGGTCTGAGTGTAACTGGTGGTGCTGAGGTAACCAGTGACATGTCTTTGTGTGGCTCCCAGGGCAGACTGAACGCTTTCAGCAGCCACCAGGGTCCTCTAGCTGGCATTGTCACTGAGGGCCATGGGGAGTCAGGGGCCACACCCAGCAACACTAACGACCCCCCAGGTCCTGAGCCTCCAAGGTCCCAGGGGGAGAACACTAAACCCAGCCCAGTAGAAGGCAGCCTCCAGGGGGGAGGAGGAATGACTGACAAAGCCCCTAGCAGCCCCCTCCCTGGTCCTCCGGGTCCCAGGGCAGCAGCCCCCCGGCCAGTTGGTGGTGGGGATTACATAGCGGCAGCTACAGACAGACTGGCACAGGCAGCCAGACAGCAGCAGAGAAACGGCTTGTTACCCATGCCGAATACACTGTTCCTTAACAGTAACCTCAATCTGCACAACCATGGCATGAGCATATTCCAACGGCCCATGTTGAATAGGCTGGAAGGACCTGCAGGACAGGGGGGTATTAGACCATTGATGCCTAATGCCATTGGCTGGGCTAGGATGGGCCAGGCAGGGGTGTCAGAGTCCTGTCTATGGGGCCTTCAGCAGCAAAACATGGGGCTGGGGCGCCACACCTTCCCTCCACGACTGATGGGGAACCCTCATCACCCCTGGGGTAGTAACCAGACTGCTAACCAGGGGCGTGGGAATGGCCCTTGGAAGCGGTGA